The following coding sequences lie in one Trichoderma breve strain T069 chromosome 1, whole genome shotgun sequence genomic window:
- a CDS encoding fungal specific transcription factor domain-containing protein, with protein MDARAPRKSNRGRRAKACDSCSRRKIQCDADVPQCNWCKHHDLACTYRRLVANTKKKSPDHKIAQTPDSITRMEIILAQRLSQHDDDTQFEYLTSSQSDLRNATSFTGIPLFSEKGQTWIESRTGSRMTPQTLCSFGRQWHSPRRLYLDSNTIAASAQPCELPQRSTLERYAAAYCSSTICLIFPVLSEGLFVKTLDLAYSSPDSPSVVSARACVYSFLAVASILHIEDDSAAKMSSESYLAAARSLIPQVTQEMTGDGLQTLVTLAIVYYFLGDLQSMGLFLSIATRFIFALKAHANPQDVARSYFSSPSSSYQASSPPTSPVYDKNDRTHHLRDLFWTCYSLDKDLCIRTGQPSCLSDIHCDLTLPPDYSVMQNRHIQSHTIPDLGNRTVPMYPWELLLSQLKSRAYDALYSPMAHRKSQCELLESIRILDESLEQWRLSLPPNFRPTLTFGKMTPVSADVSMQSSMVRLAYYHFVAIVHRASGSRSTLVYLQVALHVITDDCFWVIIYYPISAILSLFSNILSSPLDETAPGDLEILKSAPTLFRSIPIRKLTLAELTHLKLLDAFSMELARLGELAIQKARGNVPTHG; from the exons ATGGATGCTAGGGCGCCTCGCAAGTCCAACAGGGGACGGCGTGCAAAGGCGTGTGATTCGTGCTCCAGGAGAAAG ATCCAATGCGATGCCGACGTTCCACAATGCAATTGGTGTAAACACCATGACCTAGCCTGCACCTACCGCCGATTGGTGGCAAataccaagaagaagag CCCGGATCACAAGATTGCCCAAACGCCAGATTCCATTACTAGAATGGAGATCATTCTAGCCCAACGGTTATCCCAGCACGATGATG ATACTCAGTTTGAATACCTGACATCGTCTCAGTCCGACCTCCGCAATGCAACCTCGTTTACAGGCATTCCGCTCTTCTCTGAGAAAGGACAAACATGGATCGAATCCCGTACTGGAAGTCGTATGACGCCTCAGACGCTCTGCTCGTTTGGTCGCCAATGGCATAGTCCTCGCCGTCTGTATCTAGACTCGAATACGATAGCTGCCAGCGCTCAGCCTTGTGAGCTCCCTCAAAGATCGACTTTGGAGAGATATGCTGCGGCCTATTGCTCTTCAACCATATGCCTCATCTTTCCCGTCCTGAGTGAAGGTCTCTTTGTCAAGACTCTCGACTTAGCATATTCCTCGCCTGATTCCCCTTCTGTCGTTTCTGCTAGAGCGTGCGTCTACTCGTTTCTGGCTGTGGCTTCTATTCTGCATATTGAAGATGATTCTGCTGCGAAAATGTCCTCTGAATCGTacttggcagcagccaggTCTTTGATACCCCAAGTCACGCAAGAAATGACAGGGGATGGTCTTCAAACTCTCGTCACATTA GCCATTGTTTATTATTTCCTCGGAGACCTCCAGTCTATGGGTCTGTTCCTATCCATCGCCACACGGTTTATCTTTGCCCTCAAGGCCCACGCAAACCCTCAAGATGTTGCCAGATCATAtttttcttcaccatcatccTCATATCAAGCATCTTCACCGCCGACCTCGCCAGTCTATGACAAGAACGATCGAACGCACCATCTCCGCGATCTCTTCTGGACCTGCTACTCCCTTGACAAAGATCTCTGCATCCGTACTGGTCAACCATCGTGTCTCTCAGACATCCATTGCGACCTTACACTACCCCCTGACTACTCCGTAATGCAAAACCGCCACATCCAGAGCCACACCATCCCCGACCTTGGGAACCGAACCGTCCCCATGTATCCCTGGGAACTGCTCCTCTCTCAGCTCAAGTCCCGTGCCTATGACGCTCTGTACTCACCCATGGCGCACCGCAAGTCGCAGTGTGAGCTTCTCGAAAGTATCCGTATCCTCGACGAATCTCTTGAGCAGTGGCGTCTGTCTCTTCCGCCCAATTTCCGCCCGACACTCACATTTGGAAAGATGACCCCTGTGAGCGCAGACGTCAGCATGCAGTCCTCCATGGTTCGGCTGGCATACTATCACTTTGTCGCAATTGTTCATCGGGCGAGTGGAAG CAGATCGACGTTGGTATACTTGCAGGTAGCTCTCCACGTCATCACAGACGACTGTTTCTG GGTCATCATCTATTACCCCATCAGCGCTATCCTCTCCTTGTTTTCCAATATTCTCTCAAGCCCTCTCGACGAAACCGCCCCCGGAGATTTAGAAATCCTCAAAAGCGCCCCTACGCTATTCAGAAGCATCCC